In Candidatus Tectomicrobia bacterium, one DNA window encodes the following:
- the ndhC gene encoding NADH-quinone oxidoreductase subunit A → MAELLGAFFRDYQSINAYVPIFIFTLVAFGFAGVTLVAALLVRPNRPDAAKLSPYECGIPPLMEANERFSIRFYLLGILFLLFDVEAVFLFPWAVQYDSLGLFGFIEMMLFIAVLLVGYFYAWRKEALEWA, encoded by the coding sequence ATGGCGGAGCTGCTGGGGGCGTTTTTCCGCGACTACCAGTCGATCAACGCCTACGTGCCCATCTTCATCTTCACCCTGGTGGCCTTCGGCTTCGCGGGGGTGACGCTCGTCGCCGCCCTGCTGGTGCGGCCCAACCGGCCCGACGCGGCCAAGCTCTCCCCCTACGAGTGCGGCATCCCCCCGCTGATGGAGGCAAACGAGCGCTTCTCGATCCGCTTCTATCTGCTGGGCATCCTGTTCCTGCTGTTCGACGTCGAGGCCGTGTTCCTCTTCCCCTGGGCGGTGCAGTACGACTCCCTGGGGCTGTTCGGCTTCATCGAGATGATGCTCTTCATCGCGGTCCTGCTGGTCGGATATTTCTACGCCTGGAGGAAGGAGGCGTTGGAATGGGCTTAG
- a CDS encoding NADH-quinone oxidoreductase subunit J yields the protein MELLFFYIFAAGIVGASLLMVTRANVIHAALSLVLAFLFMAGLFVLAGAEFLAGVQILVYAGGIMVLYLFSIMLMNVGVSIRLRQWHRQSVLALAAALLLAAEIWMVLGRGGYPEARRWPWKLGETPGNVEALGQVLYTKFLFPFEVASMLLLAAMIGAIVLAKRRITR from the coding sequence TTGGAGCTGCTGTTCTTCTACATTTTCGCGGCGGGCATCGTGGGGGCGTCGCTGCTGATGGTGACGCGCGCCAACGTCATCCACGCCGCGCTCTCCCTGGTTCTCGCCTTCCTGTTCATGGCGGGGTTGTTCGTGCTGGCGGGGGCGGAGTTCCTGGCCGGGGTGCAGATCCTGGTGTACGCCGGCGGCATCATGGTGCTCTACCTCTTCTCGATCATGCTGATGAACGTGGGGGTGAGCATCCGCCTCAGGCAGTGGCACCGCCAGAGCGTCCTCGCCCTGGCCGCCGCCCTGCTGCTGGCGGCCGAGATCTGGATGGTCCTGGGGCGCGGGGGCTACCCCGAGGCCCGGCGGTGGCCCTGGAAGCTCGGGGAGACGCCGGGCAACGTGGAGGCCCTGGGGCAGGTGCTCTACACGAAGTTCCTGTTCCCGTTCGAGGTCGCCTCGATGCTCCTGCTGGCGGCCATGATCGGGGCCATCGTCCTCGCCAAGCGGCGGATCACCCGCTAG
- the nuoH gene encoding NADH-quinone oxidoreductase subunit NuoH encodes MVAEALIALVKIAVVLGVVSLVVAYLTYLERKIIAHIQMRLGPMRVGWHGLLQPIADGLKLFLKEDIIPDKADKIVFVIAPVMVLVPAFVVYSVLPFSQNFYITQINVGIFFILAVSSLGVFGIVMAGWASNSKYSLLGALRSAAQMLSYEIFLGFSLIGPLMLAGSLNLQRIVEAQGDVWFVFYQPLAFVVFFIASLAETNRVPFDLPEAETELVAGFHTEYSGMKFAFFFLAEYANIMVTTAVAVALFFGGWQGIDWIPLPGFVWYLLKMGVLIFVFIWLRATLPRYRYDQLMRLGWKFMFPLVMANIFLTGLVKYLFL; translated from the coding sequence ATCGTGGCAGAGGCGCTCATCGCCCTGGTGAAGATAGCCGTCGTCCTGGGCGTCGTCTCCCTGGTGGTGGCTTACCTCACCTACCTCGAGCGGAAGATCATCGCCCACATCCAGATGCGCCTCGGCCCCATGCGGGTGGGCTGGCACGGGCTCCTCCAGCCCATCGCCGACGGCCTCAAGCTCTTCCTGAAGGAAGACATCATCCCCGACAAGGCGGACAAGATCGTCTTCGTCATCGCGCCCGTCATGGTGCTGGTGCCGGCCTTCGTGGTGTACTCGGTGCTGCCCTTCAGCCAGAACTTCTACATCACTCAGATCAACGTCGGGATCTTCTTCATCCTGGCGGTGAGCTCGCTCGGGGTCTTCGGCATCGTCATGGCCGGCTGGGCCTCGAACAGCAAGTACAGCCTCCTCGGCGCCCTCAGGAGCGCCGCCCAGATGCTGAGCTACGAGATCTTCCTGGGCTTCTCCCTCATCGGGCCCCTGATGCTGGCCGGCTCGCTGAACCTCCAGCGGATCGTCGAGGCGCAGGGCGACGTCTGGTTCGTCTTCTACCAGCCGCTGGCCTTCGTGGTGTTCTTCATCGCCTCGCTCGCGGAGACGAACCGGGTGCCCTTCGACCTGCCCGAGGCCGAGACCGAGCTGGTGGCGGGCTTCCACACCGAGTACAGCGGCATGAAGTTCGCTTTCTTCTTCCTGGCCGAGTACGCGAACATCATGGTGACCACGGCGGTGGCCGTGGCCCTCTTCTTCGGGGGCTGGCAGGGGATCGATTGGATCCCCCTGCCCGGCTTCGTCTGGTACCTGCTGAAGATGGGCGTCCTCATCTTCGTCTTCATCTGGCTCCGCGCCACCCTGCCGCGCTACCGCTACGACCAGCTCATGCGGCTGGGGTGGAAGTTCATGTTCCCGCTCGTGATGGCGAACATCTTCTTGACCGGGCTCGTGAAGTACCTCTTCCTCTAG
- a CDS encoding NADH-quinone oxidoreductase subunit C, with protein sequence MADEATLVLRAEALVAAATLLRDHPSARFRLLSDLTAAHWPGEERPFHVVYHLYSFDHNRRLRLKVKLRDGEEAPSVTGVWSGANWMEREAYDLFGVRFKGHPDLRRILLPEDWGSHPLRKDYPLEGRGERVYTKPKRKEFGE encoded by the coding sequence ATGGCCGACGAGGCCACCCTGGTCCTGCGCGCGGAGGCGCTGGTCGCGGCGGCCACCCTGCTGCGCGACCACCCCTCGGCCCGCTTCCGCCTGCTCTCGGACCTCACGGCGGCCCACTGGCCCGGGGAGGAGCGCCCGTTCCACGTCGTCTACCATCTGTACAGCTTCGACCATAACCGGCGGCTCCGGCTCAAGGTGAAGCTCCGCGACGGGGAGGAGGCCCCCTCCGTCACCGGCGTCTGGAGCGGGGCCAACTGGATGGAGCGGGAGGCGTACGACCTGTTCGGGGTGCGCTTCAAGGGCCACCCGGACCTCCGGCGCATCCTGCTGCCCGAGGACTGGGGCAGCCACCCCCTCCGGAAGGACTATCCCCTGGAGGGCCGGGGCGAGCGGGTGTACACCAAGCCCAAGCGCAAGGAATTCGGCGAGTGA
- a CDS encoding NADH-quinone oxidoreductase subunit D, translated as MPGTEELIINMGPQHPSTHGVLRVILRLDGETVTDCDCDIGYLHRGTEKIGENITYTMFIPYTDRLDYIAAPSSNLAWVTAVEKLFGWEIPMRAHYIRTMVAEFSRISSHLLWLATHALDIGAMTVFLWCFREREMVLDLFEQAFGARLTVNAFRLGGLYQDVPQKFLDLSQEFVDLFPARIGDYETLLTDNRIWLQRTRGVGVISADDAIDLSLTGPIIRGSGVRWDIRRAQPYAAYPYLDFVVPVGENGDVYDRYLVRVEEMRQSNRIIQQCLAQLPKGPVSCKVPRTIKPPAGEVYHSIENPKGEFGFYLVSDGSETPYRVRIRPPSFVNLSGLKKLVMGGLVADVVAIIGSIDIVLGECDR; from the coding sequence CTGCCCGGCACCGAGGAGCTCATCATCAACATGGGGCCGCAGCACCCGAGCACCCACGGCGTGCTGCGGGTCATCCTCCGCCTCGACGGCGAGACGGTGACCGACTGCGACTGCGACATCGGCTACCTTCACCGGGGCACCGAGAAGATCGGCGAGAACATCACCTACACGATGTTCATCCCCTACACCGACCGGCTCGACTATATCGCCGCGCCCTCGAGCAACCTCGCCTGGGTGACGGCGGTGGAGAAGCTCTTCGGCTGGGAGATCCCGATGCGGGCCCACTACATCCGCACCATGGTGGCGGAGTTCTCCCGCATCTCGAGCCACCTGCTCTGGCTCGCGACGCACGCCCTCGACATCGGGGCGATGACAGTGTTCCTGTGGTGCTTCCGCGAGCGGGAGATGGTGCTCGACCTCTTCGAGCAGGCCTTCGGCGCGCGGCTGACGGTGAACGCCTTCCGCCTGGGCGGGCTCTACCAGGACGTGCCCCAGAAGTTCCTGGACCTCTCGCAGGAGTTCGTGGACCTCTTCCCGGCCCGCATCGGCGACTACGAGACGCTCCTCACCGACAACCGCATCTGGCTCCAGCGAACCCGGGGGGTGGGCGTCATCTCGGCGGACGACGCCATCGACCTGAGCCTCACGGGCCCGATCATCCGGGGGAGCGGCGTGCGGTGGGACATCCGCCGGGCCCAGCCCTACGCGGCCTACCCCTACCTGGACTTCGTGGTCCCGGTCGGGGAGAACGGCGACGTCTACGACCGCTACCTGGTGCGCGTCGAGGAGATGCGCCAGAGCAACCGCATCATCCAGCAGTGCCTCGCCCAACTCCCCAAGGGGCCGGTGAGCTGCAAAGTGCCGCGCACGATCAAGCCGCCGGCGGGGGAGGTCTACCACAGCATCGAGAATCCCAAGGGCGAGTTCGGCTTCTACCTCGTGAGCGACGGCTCGGAGACGCCGTACCGGGTGCGCATCCGCCCCCCCTCGTTCGTGAACCTGAGCGGCCTCAAGAAGCTCGTGATGGGCGGCCTGGTGGCGGACGTGGTGGCCATCATCGGAAGCATCGACATCGTCCTGGGCGAGTGCGACCGCTGA
- the nuoL gene encoding NADH-quinone oxidoreductase subunit L: MIRYAWLIPLFPLAGVLINGLLGSRTRGAAGHLATLMAGLSFLVVLGISREMILGPGGSHTVAVWDWITAGKFSASLSFLIDPLSTIMLLVVTGVGFVIHLYSIGYMHGDPGYPRFFTYLNLFMVSMLLLVMGDNYLVMFVGWEGVGLCSYLLIGFWYEKKSASDAGKKAFIVNRIGDAGFLLGMFLIWSLTGSLAYGEAFKAELAAPAATAIGLLLFIGAMGKSAQIPLYVWLPDAMEGPTPVSALIHAATMVTAGVYMVARTSPIYVQGPAALEVVALVGALTAIFAASIGLVQNDIKRVLAYSTVSQLGFMFMALGVGAFASGIFHLMTHAFFKGLLFLGSGSVIHALHHAPADQQQDMRYMGGLRSKMPVTYGTFLIGAIAIAGVPPFAGFWSKDEILAGAFFSGHYLVWGLGTAAAFMTAFYMFRLIFMTFHGEMRVDHHAREHIHESPATMTVPLVILAVLSVVGGILPGFPPDAGWIHKFLAPSLAKAPAAHAAAGEGYRIVKAAAGAGEPGGGHGTVGIVLIALAIAVALGGIALAWRMYMRDTAAPGRLAARFPGLYRVLLNKYYVDEFYQACIVEPIYRLMRALFNFDQRVVDGAVNGSSFLTVWTSRLSGLFDLRTVDGAVNGTASVLAFFAQLLKFIQSGMVQNYLFMMLLGVFLMVSAYLFR; this comes from the coding sequence ATGATCCGGTACGCGTGGCTCATCCCGCTGTTCCCCCTCGCGGGGGTGCTCATCAACGGCCTGCTGGGCTCGAGGACCCGCGGCGCGGCCGGGCACCTCGCCACCCTCATGGCCGGGCTCTCCTTCCTGGTGGTGCTGGGCATAAGCCGCGAGATGATCCTGGGCCCGGGCGGCTCCCACACCGTGGCCGTCTGGGACTGGATCACGGCCGGCAAGTTCAGTGCCTCCCTGAGCTTCCTCATCGACCCGCTGAGCACCATCATGCTGCTGGTGGTGACGGGGGTGGGCTTCGTCATCCACCTCTACTCCATCGGCTACATGCACGGCGACCCCGGCTACCCCCGCTTCTTCACCTACCTCAACCTCTTCATGGTCTCCATGCTCCTCCTCGTCATGGGGGACAACTACCTGGTCATGTTCGTCGGCTGGGAGGGCGTGGGGCTGTGCAGCTACCTGCTGATCGGCTTCTGGTACGAGAAGAAATCCGCCTCCGACGCCGGGAAGAAGGCCTTCATCGTCAACCGCATCGGGGACGCCGGGTTCCTGCTGGGCATGTTCCTCATCTGGTCCCTGACGGGGAGCTTGGCCTACGGCGAGGCCTTCAAGGCCGAGCTGGCCGCCCCCGCCGCCACGGCCATCGGGCTCCTCCTCTTCATCGGGGCGATGGGCAAGAGCGCCCAGATCCCCCTCTACGTCTGGCTGCCGGACGCCATGGAGGGCCCCACCCCGGTCTCGGCCCTCATCCACGCCGCCACCATGGTGACGGCGGGGGTCTACATGGTGGCCCGCACCAGCCCCATCTACGTCCAGGGGCCGGCGGCGCTCGAGGTGGTGGCCCTGGTCGGGGCGCTCACGGCCATCTTCGCCGCCTCCATCGGCCTCGTGCAGAACGACATCAAGCGCGTGCTGGCCTACAGCACGGTGAGCCAGCTCGGCTTCATGTTCATGGCCCTGGGCGTGGGCGCCTTCGCCTCGGGCATCTTTCACCTGATGACCCACGCCTTCTTCAAGGGCCTGCTCTTCCTGGGGTCGGGGAGCGTCATCCACGCCCTGCACCACGCCCCGGCCGACCAGCAGCAGGACATGCGCTACATGGGCGGCCTGCGGTCCAAGATGCCCGTCACCTACGGGACCTTCCTCATCGGGGCCATCGCCATCGCGGGGGTTCCCCCCTTCGCCGGCTTCTGGAGCAAGGACGAGATCCTAGCCGGCGCCTTCTTCTCCGGGCACTACCTGGTGTGGGGGCTGGGGACGGCGGCCGCCTTCATGACGGCCTTCTACATGTTCCGCCTCATCTTCATGACCTTCCACGGCGAGATGCGGGTGGACCACCACGCCCGCGAGCACATCCACGAGTCGCCCGCCACGATGACCGTCCCGCTCGTCATCCTGGCCGTCCTGAGCGTGGTGGGGGGCATCCTCCCGGGCTTCCCGCCCGACGCGGGCTGGATCCACAAGTTCCTGGCCCCCTCGCTGGCCAAGGCCCCCGCCGCGCACGCCGCGGCGGGCGAGGGCTACCGGATCGTGAAGGCCGCGGCCGGGGCCGGGGAGCCGGGCGGCGGGCACGGGACGGTGGGAATCGTCCTCATCGCGCTGGCCATCGCCGTGGCCCTGGGCGGCATCGCCCTGGCCTGGCGGATGTACATGCGCGACACCGCCGCCCCGGGCCGCCTGGCGGCGCGCTTCCCGGGCCTCTACCGGGTGCTCCTCAACAAGTACTACGTGGACGAGTTCTACCAGGCCTGCATCGTGGAGCCCATCTACCGGCTCATGCGCGCGCTCTTCAACTTCGACCAGCGCGTGGTGGACGGCGCGGTGAACGGGAGCTCCTTCCTCACCGTGTGGACCAGCCGGCTCTCGGGGCTCTTCGACCTCAGGACGGTGGACGGCGCGGTGAACGGCACGGCCTCGGTGCTGGCGTTTTTCGCCCAGCTCCTGAAGTTCATCCAGTCGGGGATGGTGCAGAACTACCTCTTCATGATGCTCCTGGGCGTCTTCCTCATGGTGAGCGCCTACCTGTTCCGCTGA
- the nuoK gene encoding NADH-quinone oxidoreductase subunit NuoK gives MPLTHFLALGAILFLIGAAGVLMRRNAIMILLSIELMLNSVNVTFVGFARQWADLTGQVFAIFIIAVAACEAAVGLAILISLNRDRQMVNVDEINLLKW, from the coding sequence ATACCGCTGACGCACTTCCTGGCGCTGGGCGCGATCCTCTTCCTCATCGGGGCGGCGGGCGTCCTCATGCGCCGCAACGCCATCATGATCCTGCTCAGCATCGAGCTGATGCTGAACTCGGTGAACGTCACGTTCGTGGGCTTCGCCCGCCAGTGGGCCGACCTGACCGGGCAGGTGTTCGCCATCTTCATCATCGCCGTGGCCGCGTGCGAGGCCGCCGTGGGGCTGGCCATCCTGATCTCGCTGAACCGGGACCGCCAGATGGTGAACGTGGACGAGATCAACCTTCTCAAGTGGTAG
- a CDS encoding NADH-quinone oxidoreductase subunit B has product MGLVEGKFNDNFITTRVDGLVAWARKSALWPMTFGLACCAIEMMASGASRYDFDRFGVIFRATPRQSDVMIVAGTVTHKMGQALRRVYDQMPEPRWVIAMGNCATCGGPYANYAVMQGVDEVVPVDVYVPGCPPRPESLMWGVMQLQKKIEQERYIRRPA; this is encoded by the coding sequence ATGGGCTTAGTGGAAGGCAAGTTCAACGACAACTTCATCACCACCCGGGTCGACGGGCTGGTCGCCTGGGCGCGCAAGAGCGCGCTCTGGCCCATGACGTTCGGCCTGGCCTGCTGCGCCATTGAGATGATGGCCTCGGGCGCCTCGCGGTACGACTTCGACCGCTTCGGCGTCATCTTCCGCGCCACGCCCCGGCAGTCGGACGTGATGATCGTGGCGGGCACGGTGACGCACAAGATGGGGCAGGCCCTGCGGCGGGTGTACGACCAGATGCCCGAGCCCCGCTGGGTCATCGCCATGGGCAACTGCGCCACCTGCGGCGGCCCCTACGCGAACTACGCCGTGATGCAGGGGGTGGACGAGGTCGTCCCGGTGGACGTCTACGTCCCCGGCTGCCCGCCCCGCCCCGAGTCGCTGATGTGGGGCGTCATGCAGCTCCAGAAGAAGATCGAGCAGGAGCGCTACATCCGCCGCCCCGCGTAA
- a CDS encoding NADH-quinone oxidoreductase subunit N, with protein sequence MTVPFPQIQWAYLLPLILVVGGAVFILLWDVFFPRRERSFLVTAALAVLAAALGASAAAQPGSEAASLGGMYLYDGFTRFVFVLILLASFMSVLISAAQRSLDEAPAGEYLGLILFATSGMMLMAATRSLLMVFVGLEIFSLALYVLAGFLRGRPEGNEAALKYFLLGSFASGFLLYGMALIFGATGSVDLLEIAQRLTTHPPSRSPSFLAGLGFVVVGLGFKVAAAPFYMWTPDVYEGSPTAVTAFMSVGPKVAAFAAFFRLLLAVGPQAGTQLDAVLWVMAALTMTAGNVAAIWQSDVKRMMAYSSIAHAGYILVGLAAARRGSDLAAGSFLFYMLVYGLMNMGAFCVVAAAGARGEERIRIEDYAGMGYTRPGLAAAMALFMVALAGLPPTGGFVAKFYLFGAGVKAGLVWLVVIAVLNSVVSVYYYLRLVVLMYMREPGEEPARPSRGPGWSYALAALLLAAAGILNFGIFPSAFFELALRSTLLLN encoded by the coding sequence GTGACCGTCCCCTTCCCGCAGATCCAGTGGGCCTACCTCCTGCCCCTCATCCTGGTGGTGGGAGGGGCCGTCTTCATCCTCTTGTGGGACGTGTTCTTTCCCCGGCGGGAGCGCTCCTTCCTCGTGACGGCCGCGCTGGCCGTGCTGGCCGCCGCCCTGGGGGCCTCCGCCGCGGCCCAGCCCGGCAGCGAGGCCGCCTCGCTGGGCGGGATGTACCTCTACGACGGCTTCACGCGCTTCGTGTTCGTCCTCATCCTCCTGGCGAGCTTCATGTCGGTCCTCATCTCGGCCGCCCAGCGGAGCCTCGACGAGGCGCCGGCGGGGGAGTACCTGGGCCTCATCCTCTTCGCCACCTCGGGCATGATGCTCATGGCGGCCACCCGAAGCCTGCTCATGGTGTTCGTGGGGCTGGAGATCTTCTCCCTGGCCCTCTACGTCCTGGCCGGCTTCCTGCGGGGGCGGCCGGAGGGGAACGAGGCGGCGCTCAAGTACTTCCTGCTGGGCTCCTTCGCCTCGGGCTTCCTCCTCTACGGCATGGCGCTCATCTTCGGGGCGACCGGGTCGGTGGACCTCCTGGAGATCGCCCAGCGGCTGACGACCCACCCGCCGTCGCGGAGCCCCTCTTTCCTGGCCGGGCTGGGCTTCGTGGTGGTGGGCCTGGGCTTCAAGGTGGCGGCGGCGCCCTTCTACATGTGGACGCCCGACGTCTACGAGGGCTCCCCCACGGCGGTCACGGCCTTCATGTCGGTGGGGCCCAAGGTGGCGGCCTTCGCCGCGTTTTTCCGCCTCCTGCTCGCGGTGGGCCCCCAGGCCGGGACCCAGCTCGACGCCGTCCTGTGGGTGATGGCCGCCCTCACCATGACGGCCGGGAACGTGGCCGCCATCTGGCAGTCCGACGTCAAGCGCATGATGGCCTACTCGAGCATCGCGCACGCGGGTTACATCCTCGTGGGCCTGGCCGCCGCCCGGCGGGGGAGCGACCTGGCCGCCGGGAGCTTCCTCTTCTACATGCTGGTGTACGGCCTGATGAACATGGGCGCCTTCTGCGTGGTGGCCGCGGCGGGGGCCCGGGGGGAGGAGCGCATCCGCATCGAGGACTACGCCGGCATGGGCTACACCCGCCCCGGCCTGGCCGCCGCGATGGCCCTGTTCATGGTGGCCCTGGCGGGGCTCCCGCCGACGGGCGGGTTCGTGGCCAAGTTCTACCTCTTCGGCGCCGGGGTGAAGGCCGGCCTCGTGTGGCTCGTGGTCATCGCCGTGCTGAATAGCGTGGTCTCGGTCTACTACTACCTCCGCCTCGTCGTTCTGATGTACATGCGCGAGCCCGGGGAGGAGCCCGCCCGCCCGTCCCGGGGCCCCGGCTGGAGCTACGCCCTGGCGGCGCTGCTGCTGGCCGCGGCGGGCATCCTCAATTTCGGAATCTTCCCCTCCGCGTTCTTCGAGCTGGCCCTGCGCTCCACGCTCCTGCTGAATTAA
- a CDS encoding NADH-quinone oxidoreductase subunit M — MAGFPLLSSILFLPLAGALLLLLLREDGEAGRGRVRLAALGVSLATFALSAALYLGFEGGTARMQFVEAAPWMPRFGVAYKVGVDGLSLPLVLLTTILTPIAILFSWGDVDRRVRLYHISLLMLETGMIGVFVALDFFLFYVFWEAMLLPMYLIIGIWGGARRIYAAIKFFLYTMAGSMLMLVAILWLYFASGGQTFDILAHLERPLDASVQGWLFAAFALSFAIKVPMFPFHTWLPDAHVEAPTAGSVILAGVLLKMGTYGFMRLAMPLFPSAAREFAPVILALAVAGVIYGALMAMVQTDVKKLVAYSSVSHLGFVMLGLFSFNLLGASGGVLQMVNHGVSTGALFLIVGMLYSRRHTRLIADYGGIARVTPALAAFFVLASLSSIGLPGLNGFVGEFAILAGAFQRSPALAAAAALGVVLSAVYMLWMLQRVLFGSRLSPANAGLRDLSAREWAVLAPMVFLMFWIGLYPKPLLEKIEPSAQAWLTQVGRRVLSVEAPGEDPRGVPSALADRLRKGGRP, encoded by the coding sequence GTGGCCGGTTTTCCGTTGCTGAGCTCGATCCTGTTCCTGCCCCTGGCGGGGGCGCTGCTGCTCCTCCTCCTGCGGGAGGACGGCGAGGCGGGGCGGGGGCGCGTCCGCCTGGCGGCGCTCGGCGTCTCGCTCGCCACCTTCGCCCTCTCCGCCGCGCTCTACCTCGGGTTCGAGGGCGGCACCGCCCGGATGCAGTTCGTCGAGGCGGCCCCCTGGATGCCCCGGTTCGGCGTCGCCTACAAGGTGGGGGTGGACGGCCTGAGCCTGCCCCTGGTCCTGCTGACCACCATCCTCACCCCCATCGCCATCCTCTTCTCCTGGGGGGACGTGGACCGCCGGGTGCGGCTCTACCACATCTCCCTCCTCATGCTGGAGACGGGGATGATAGGGGTGTTCGTCGCGCTGGACTTCTTCCTCTTCTACGTGTTCTGGGAGGCCATGCTCCTCCCGATGTACCTCATCATCGGGATCTGGGGCGGGGCGCGGCGCATCTACGCCGCGATCAAGTTCTTCCTCTACACCATGGCCGGCAGCATGCTGATGCTGGTCGCCATCCTGTGGCTCTACTTCGCCTCGGGGGGCCAGACCTTCGACATCCTGGCCCACCTCGAGCGCCCCCTGGACGCCTCCGTCCAGGGCTGGCTCTTCGCGGCCTTCGCCCTCTCCTTCGCCATCAAGGTGCCGATGTTCCCCTTCCACACCTGGCTGCCCGACGCCCACGTGGAGGCCCCGACGGCCGGGAGCGTCATCCTGGCCGGGGTGCTCCTCAAGATGGGCACCTACGGCTTCATGCGGCTGGCCATGCCGCTCTTCCCGAGCGCCGCGCGCGAGTTCGCCCCGGTCATCCTGGCGCTGGCGGTGGCGGGCGTCATCTACGGGGCGCTCATGGCCATGGTGCAGACCGACGTGAAGAAGCTCGTCGCCTACTCCTCGGTGAGCCACCTGGGCTTCGTCATGCTGGGGCTCTTCTCCTTCAACCTGCTCGGGGCCTCGGGCGGGGTTCTTCAGATGGTGAACCACGGGGTGAGCACGGGGGCGCTCTTCCTCATCGTGGGCATGCTCTACAGCCGGCGCCACACCCGGCTCATCGCCGACTACGGCGGCATCGCCCGGGTGACGCCCGCGCTGGCGGCCTTCTTCGTCCTGGCCTCGCTGAGCAGCATCGGGCTTCCGGGCCTGAACGGCTTCGTCGGGGAGTTCGCCATCCTGGCGGGCGCCTTCCAGCGCAGCCCGGCCCTGGCGGCCGCGGCGGCCCTGGGGGTGGTCCTCTCGGCGGTCTACATGCTCTGGATGCTCCAGAGGGTGCTCTTCGGGAGCCGGCTCTCCCCCGCGAACGCGGGCCTGCGCGACCTCTCGGCCCGCGAGTGGGCCGTGCTGGCGCCCATGGTCTTCCTCATGTTTTGGATCGGCCTCTACCCCAAGCCGCTGCTCGAGAAAATCGAACCCTCGGCCCAGGCCTGGCTCACCCAGGTGGGGCGGCGGGTGCTCAGCGTCGAGGCGCCGGGCGAGGACCCGCGCGGTGTCCCCTCGGCCCTGGCCGACCGCCTCCGGAAAGGAGGCCGGCCGTGA